GACGACAACCACATCTCCATCGACGGCCCCACGTCCCTCTCCTTCTCCGAGGACGTTCCGGCCCGCTTCGCCGCCTACGGCTGGCACGTCCAGCGCGTCGACGGGCACGACCCCGACGCCGTCGAGGCGGCGATCGCGGCGGCGAAGGCGGAGGTCCTGAAGCCCTCGCTCGTCGCCTGCCGGACGCACATCGGTTTCGGGAGCCCGAACCGTCAGGACACGAGCAAGGCCCACGGCGAGCCTCTCGGGCCCGACGAGGTGAGGCTCACGAAGGAGAAGCTCGGCTGGCCTGCCGACGCGCAGTTCCTCGTTCCCGACGAGGTCCGCGCGTTCTTCGGCGAGGCGGCCTCGCGTGGAGCGGCCGAGGAAGGGATGTGGAACGCCCGGCTCTCGGCGTACCGCGCCGAGCACCCCTCCCTCGCGACGCAGCTCGACCTCTTCCTCTCGGGCTCGCTTCCCGAGGGCTGGGAAGCGAAGCTGCCGGCTTTCGCGGCCGACAAGCCGCTCGCCACGCGCCAGGCCTCGGGCGCGGTCCTCGACGCGCTCGTCCCGGCCATCCCGACGCTCGCGGGCGGCTCGGCCGACCTGACGCCGTCCAACAACACGCGAGCGAAGACCGCCGTCGACGTGAAGGCCGGCGACTTCGCGGGCTCCTACCTGCGCTTCGGCATCCGCGAGCACGGCATGGGCGCCATCCTGAACGGGCTCGCGCTCCACGGCTTCCGGCCGTTCGGCGGCACGTTCCTCGTCTTCTCCGACTACATGAAGGGGGCGATCCGCCTCGCGGCGCTCATGGAGCAGCCGGTCGTCTACGTCTTCACGCACGACTCGATCGGCCTCGGCGAGGACGGCCCGACGCACCAGCCGGTCGAGCAGCTCGCGGCGCTCCGCGCGACGCCCCACCTCGTCGTCTACCGCCCCGCCGACGCGAACGAGACCGCCGCCGGCTGGCGCGTCGCCCTCGGAAGAGATCACGGTCCGACGGCCCTCGTCCTGAC
The genomic region above belongs to Holophagales bacterium and contains:
- the tkt gene encoding transketolase produces the protein MADAALRRLAANTLRTLAMDGVQKANSGHPGMPMGMADVATVLFTRFLRFSPKNPSWLDRDRFVLSAGHGSMLLYGLLHVSGYELPLDELKAFRQWGSLTPGHPEHGLTAGVEMTTGPLGQGVSTAVGLALAERMLAARFNRPENEIVDHFTYVIASDGDLMEGVSHEACALAGHLGLSKLVVLYDDNHISIDGPTSLSFSEDVPARFAAYGWHVQRVDGHDPDAVEAAIAAAKAEVLKPSLVACRTHIGFGSPNRQDTSKAHGEPLGPDEVRLTKEKLGWPADAQFLVPDEVRAFFGEAASRGAAEEGMWNARLSAYRAEHPSLATQLDLFLSGSLPEGWEAKLPAFAADKPLATRQASGAVLDALVPAIPTLAGGSADLTPSNNTRAKTAVDVKAGDFAGSYLRFGIREHGMGAILNGLALHGFRPFGGTFLVFSDYMKGAIRLAALMEQPVVYVFTHDSIGLGEDGPTHQPVEQLAALRATPHLVVYRPADANETAAGWRVALGRDHGPTALVLTRQALPILPPTDAALRGGYVVSDAEKFKAILIGSGSELHLALAAQKLLAAEGIPVRVVSMPSLELFLAQDEAWRDSVLPLSCRARVAVEAAATLSWTGIVGLDGTVVGLDRFGASAPFQTVYEKLGLTAEAVAAAARKLV